The genomic window CCCGATTATTTCTTTGCGAAGCATTTTCCAGATTCAGGTTCTTATTTGGGAAACAGATTAAGTAAAGAAGATTTTCTGAATGGCCCTTTAATTTACAATACTACAATCGAAAAAGATTATAAAATTAAATCGCCTGATTCTGGAATAATTGAAGCTCGAAATGGTGATAAAATTACAGTTGAAATCAAAAATCTCTCAAAATCGAATCAGGTTTTTTATTTGAATAAATACAATAAAGCTGTTAAAGTTCAGAATCCAAAAGAAAAACGAGGGGGATTAGAATTCCAAATGGGCATCGATAACAATATTGGAGATTATATTACTGTTTTTGTGGATGGTAATAGTGTGGTCTCTTTTAAAGTAGTTTCGAAATAATTTATTTAAGGATTATTCAATTTTCATCTTTTCTGAAATTGCCGTATCTTAGCAAGGAATGATCCGAATTTGAACACTATGGAAGCGACTTTTCTGAAATCAATCTTAGATAATGATTTCTACAAATTTACAATGCAGCATGCTGTAATTAAACTTTTTCCAAAAGCAAAGGTTCGTTATGGATTTATAAACCGCGGGAAACATATTTTTCCAGAAGGTTTTGCAGATTTACTTCGAAATTCTGTTGATGCAATGGCAGATTTACGTTTAACAAAGGAAGAAAAGAATTATCTCGCTCATTATTGCCCATATCTCGATCCCACTTATTTAGATTTTCTGCAAGGATATAGTTTTGATCCGTCTGAAGTTCAGATTAGTCAAGAAGGTTCGGAAATAACAGTAACTGTTGAAGGATTTTGGTATAGAACCATTTTATGGGAAGTGCCTTTAATGGCTTTGATTTCGGAACTTTTTTACAAAGCAAATCATTTAATTCGTTTAAATGATGAAGCTGTAAAAAGTCTTACGAAAGAAAAAATAGAGAATTACAATAAACTTGGTGTTTCTATTTTGGAGTTTGGAACAAGGCGACGTCACTCTTATGATGTCCAAAATCTTGTAAATGAAACTTTGCGTACTTATGGCGGACAAAGCTTCATTGGTACAAGCAATGTGCATTTTGCAATGGTAAATAATCGAAGACCTTTAGGCACGCATGCTCATGAATGGTTTATGTTTCATGCGGCGCAATATGGCTTTAAAATGGCAAATTCCATCAGTCTAGAACATTGGACACAAGTTTATAGCGGAGATCTCGGAATCGCTTTAACAGATACTTATACTACAGAAATATTTTTCAATCAGTTTGATAAAAAATATTCCAAACTTTTTGATGGCGTTCGACATGACAGTGGTGATCCAATTGAGTTTGCCCAAAAAGTGATTTCCCATTACATTAAAATGGGAATAGATCCAAAATCAAAAGCCATTGTTTTTTCAGATTCGCTCAATTACGATAAAGTAAAAAAGATTGTCGATTTCTGTCAGGACAAAATAAAA from Flavobacterium sp. KACC 22763 includes these protein-coding regions:
- the pncB gene encoding nicotinate phosphoribosyltransferase, which translates into the protein MEATFLKSILDNDFYKFTMQHAVIKLFPKAKVRYGFINRGKHIFPEGFADLLRNSVDAMADLRLTKEEKNYLAHYCPYLDPTYLDFLQGYSFDPSEVQISQEGSEITVTVEGFWYRTILWEVPLMALISELFYKANHLIRLNDEAVKSLTKEKIENYNKLGVSILEFGTRRRHSYDVQNLVNETLRTYGGQSFIGTSNVHFAMVNNRRPLGTHAHEWFMFHAAQYGFKMANSISLEHWTQVYSGDLGIALTDTYTTEIFFNQFDKKYSKLFDGVRHDSGDPIEFAQKVISHYIKMGIDPKSKAIVFSDSLNYDKVKKIVDFCQDKIKMSFGIGTNFTNDVGLPPMNMVIKLTDTKPDNLHWQGVVKLSDEKNKNTGTPEMIALAKEVLGIK